The following proteins are co-located in the Frigidibacter mobilis genome:
- a CDS encoding cysteine desulfurase, translating into MYDTQKIRADFPILGREVNGRPLVYLDNGASAQKPQVVIDAVTSGYSRDYANVHRGLHYLSTVSTEAYEAVRGKVARFLNAPSEDHIVFTTGTTEAINLVSYAWAVPRMVAGDEIVLSVMEHHANIVPWHFLRERQGVVLKWVEPEADGSLDPAKMLAAIGPRTRLVAVTHMSNVLGTKVDVAAICAGARARGVPVLVDGSQAAVHMPVDVQAIGCDFYAITGHKLYGPSGSGAIFIRPERMAEMRPFLGGGDMIREVAQGSVTYADPPMRFEAGTPGIVPQIGLGAALDYLMALGMDNIAAHEADLRDYAQSRLAGLNWLSVQGHAPGKGAIFSFTLEGAAHAHDISTVLDKRGIAVRAGTHCAMPLMTHLGLGATCRASFGLYNTRAEVDALVDALELCHDLFG; encoded by the coding sequence ATGTATGATACCCAGAAGATCCGTGCCGATTTCCCGATCCTCGGCCGCGAGGTGAACGGCAGGCCGCTGGTCTATCTCGACAATGGCGCCTCGGCGCAAAAGCCGCAGGTGGTGATCGACGCGGTCACGAGCGGCTATTCCCGCGATTATGCCAATGTCCACAGGGGGCTGCATTACCTCTCGACCGTGTCGACCGAGGCCTATGAGGCAGTGCGCGGCAAGGTCGCGCGGTTCCTCAATGCGCCGTCCGAGGACCACATCGTCTTCACCACCGGCACCACCGAGGCGATCAACCTTGTCTCCTATGCCTGGGCCGTGCCGCGGATGGTCGCGGGCGACGAGATCGTACTGTCGGTGATGGAGCATCACGCCAATATCGTGCCCTGGCATTTCCTGCGCGAGCGGCAGGGCGTGGTGCTGAAATGGGTGGAGCCAGAGGCGGATGGCAGCCTTGACCCGGCAAAGATGCTGGCGGCCATCGGCCCGCGCACGCGGCTGGTCGCTGTCACCCACATGTCCAACGTCCTGGGTACTAAGGTCGATGTCGCCGCCATCTGCGCCGGGGCAAGGGCGCGGGGCGTGCCGGTGCTGGTCGATGGCAGTCAGGCGGCGGTGCATATGCCGGTGGATGTGCAGGCGATCGGCTGCGATTTCTATGCCATCACCGGGCACAAGCTCTATGGCCCCTCCGGTTCCGGCGCCATCTTCATCCGGCCAGAGCGAATGGCCGAGATGCGCCCCTTCCTGGGCGGCGGCGACATGATCCGCGAGGTCGCGCAGGGCAGCGTTACCTATGCCGACCCGCCGATGCGCTTCGAGGCGGGCACGCCCGGCATCGTGCCGCAGATCGGCCTGGGCGCGGCGCTGGACTATCTGATGGCGCTTGGCATGGACAATATCGCCGCGCATGAGGCGGATCTGCGCGACTACGCGCAATCGCGCCTTGCCGGGCTGAACTGGCTGAGCGTGCAGGGCCATGCCCCGGGCAAGGGCGCGATCTTCTCGTTCACGCTGGAAGGGGCCGCACATGCCCATGACATTTCCACCGTGCTCGACAAGCGCGGCATCGCGGTACGCGCCGGCACGCATTGCGCCATGCCGCTGATGACTCATCTGGGCCTCGGCGCCACCTGCCGCGCCAGTTTCGGTCTCTACAACACAAGGGCCGAAGTGGACGCGCTGGTAGACGCGCTGGAACTGTGCCACGATCTGTTCGGGTAA
- a CDS encoding alpha/beta hydrolase: MPEVIFPGPEGRLEGRYHPQKDRDAPIAIVLHPHPQFGGTMNNRVVYNLHYAFHKLGFTVLRFNFRGVGRSQGEYDQGIGELSDAASALDYLQAMNPNAKHCWVAGFSFGAWIGMQLLMRRPEITGFISVSPPANMYDFSFLAPCPSSGLIINGTADRVAPPKDTATLVGKLREQKGITVTHHLVEGADHFFKDEEAHMQPMIGTVSDYVKRRLGEVSR; encoded by the coding sequence ATGCCCGAAGTGATTTTCCCCGGCCCCGAGGGCCGTCTGGAAGGCAGATACCACCCCCAGAAAGACCGAGACGCCCCGATTGCCATCGTGCTGCATCCGCATCCGCAGTTTGGCGGCACCATGAACAACCGTGTCGTGTATAACCTGCATTATGCGTTCCACAAGCTGGGCTTCACGGTGCTGCGCTTCAACTTCCGGGGCGTCGGCCGCAGCCAGGGCGAGTATGACCAGGGCATCGGCGAACTGTCCGATGCCGCCTCGGCGCTGGATTACCTGCAGGCGATGAACCCCAATGCCAAGCATTGCTGGGTCGCGGGCTTTTCCTTCGGCGCCTGGATCGGGATGCAGCTTCTGATGCGCCGGCCCGAGATCACCGGCTTCATCTCGGTGTCGCCGCCGGCAAACATGTATGATTTCAGCTTCCTGGCCCCCTGCCCCTCGTCCGGGCTCATCATCAACGGCACGGCCGATCGGGTGGCGCCGCCCAAGGATACCGCCACGCTGGTGGGCAAGCTGCGCGAGCAGAAGGGCATCACCGTGACGCACCATCTGGTCGAGGGCGCCGACCACTTCTTCAAGGATGAGGAGGCGCATATGCAGCCAATGATCGGCACGGTCAGCGACTATGTGAAGCGCCGTCTGGGCGAAGTGTCGCGCTGA
- a CDS encoding VIT1/CCC1 transporter family protein, whose protein sequence is MTANARPRAATLPRLSPLREFLGQIVYGGNDGIVTTFAIVAGFAGAGAEGAASIGAGAVLLFGLANLFADAVAMGMGEYLSDRSQREVYRDQRRREMAALARDPAVSSAALAGDLGAAGMAAGDASAMAAILQRNPQMMAEMALHLRRGLADPGAGSPVGRALVTFLAFVGLGVIPILPYMLAAPSPATFAISVAATFGALVILGLLRWHATGERLARALGETVLVGTLCAAVAFGVGLAVGG, encoded by the coding sequence ATGACAGCCAATGCCCGCCCCCGCGCCGCGACCCTGCCGCGGCTGTCGCCGTTGCGCGAGTTCCTCGGCCAGATCGTCTATGGCGGCAATGACGGGATCGTCACCACCTTTGCCATCGTGGCGGGCTTTGCCGGGGCGGGCGCCGAGGGCGCGGCCAGCATCGGCGCGGGCGCGGTGCTGCTGTTCGGGCTGGCGAACCTTTTTGCCGATGCGGTGGCGATGGGGATGGGGGAATACCTGTCGGACCGCTCGCAGCGCGAGGTCTACCGCGACCAGCGCCGGCGGGAGATGGCGGCACTGGCCCGCGATCCGGCCGTCAGCTCGGCGGCGCTGGCCGGCGATCTGGGCGCGGCGGGAATGGCGGCAGGGGATGCCTCGGCGATGGCGGCGATCTTGCAGCGCAACCCGCAGATGATGGCCGAGATGGCCCTGCATCTGCGCCGCGGGCTGGCCGATCCGGGGGCCGGAAGCCCGGTCGGGCGGGCGCTGGTGACGTTCCTGGCCTTTGTCGGGCTGGGGGTGATCCCGATCCTGCCCTACATGCTGGCCGCCCCCTCGCCCGCCACCTTCGCCATCTCGGTCGCGGCGACCTTCGGGGCGCTGGTAATCCTGGGGCTGCTGCGCTGGCACGCCACCGGCGAGCGGCTGGCCCGCGCCCTTGGCGAGACGGTGCTGGTCGGCACGCTCTGCGCGGCGGTGGCCTTTGGCGTGGGGCTGGCGGTCGGCGGCTGA
- the sufB gene encoding Fe-S cluster assembly protein SufB, which yields MTLETKIEAPELEVREGVDRETVETVANMGSYKYGWDTDIEMDYAPKGLSEDIVRLISAKNDEPEWMTDWRLQAYRRWVQMEEPRWAMLTYPEIDYQDQFYYAKPKSMAERPKSLEDVDPKLLATYEKLGIPLKEQMLLAGVEGAEEITSGRKVAVDAVFDSVSVGTTFKAELAKAGVIFCSISEAIREHPELVKKYLGTVVPQSDNFFATLNSAVFSDGSFVYIPPNTKCPMELSTYFRINAENTGQFERTLIIADKGSYVSYLEGCTAPKRDIAQLHAAVVEIVLLDDAEVKYSTVQNWFPGDEEGKGGIYNFVTKRADCRGARSKVMWTQVETGSAITWKYPSCLLRGEESQGEFYSIAIANNMQQADTGTKMVHLGKNTKSRIVSKGISAGKAQNTYRGLVSMHPKATNSRNYTQCDSLLIGSDCGAHTVPYIEVKNNSSRVEHEATTSKVDDDQLFYCRSRGMDEEEAVALVVNGFCREVLQALPMEFAMEAQQLVAISLEGSVG from the coding sequence ATGACGCTGGAAACCAAGATCGAGGCCCCGGAGCTGGAAGTCCGCGAGGGCGTCGACCGTGAAACGGTCGAGACCGTGGCGAACATGGGCAGCTACAAATACGGCTGGGACACCGATATCGAGATGGACTATGCCCCCAAGGGCCTGTCCGAGGATATCGTCCGCCTGATCTCGGCCAAGAACGACGAGCCGGAATGGATGACCGACTGGCGCCTGCAGGCCTATCGCCGCTGGGTGCAGATGGAAGAGCCGCGTTGGGCGATGCTCACCTACCCGGAAATCGACTATCAGGACCAGTTCTACTACGCCAAGCCCAAGAGCATGGCCGAGCGCCCAAAAAGCCTTGAGGATGTCGACCCCAAGCTGCTGGCGACCTATGAAAAGCTGGGCATCCCGCTGAAGGAACAGATGCTGCTGGCCGGTGTCGAGGGCGCCGAGGAAATCACCTCGGGCCGCAAGGTCGCCGTGGATGCAGTGTTCGATTCCGTCAGCGTCGGCACCACCTTCAAGGCGGAACTGGCCAAGGCCGGGGTCATCTTCTGCTCGATCTCGGAAGCGATCCGCGAACACCCCGAGCTGGTGAAGAAATACCTCGGCACCGTGGTGCCGCAATCGGACAACTTCTTCGCCACGCTCAACTCCGCGGTGTTCTCGGATGGCAGCTTTGTCTACATCCCGCCGAACACCAAATGCCCGATGGAACTGTCCACCTATTTCCGCATCAACGCGGAAAACACCGGCCAGTTCGAGCGCACCCTGATTATCGCCGACAAGGGCAGCTATGTCAGCTACCTCGAAGGCTGCACCGCGCCCAAGCGCGACATCGCGCAGCTTCATGCCGCCGTGGTGGAGATCGTGCTGCTCGACGATGCCGAGGTGAAATACTCCACCGTCCAGAACTGGTTCCCGGGCGACGAAGAGGGCAAGGGCGGCATCTACAACTTCGTCACCAAGCGCGCCGATTGCCGGGGCGCGCGGTCCAAGGTGATGTGGACGCAGGTTGAAACCGGGTCCGCGATCACCTGGAAATACCCCTCCTGCCTGCTGCGCGGCGAGGAAAGCCAGGGCGAGTTCTACTCCATCGCCATCGCCAACAACATGCAGCAGGCCGATACCGGCACCAAGATGGTGCATCTGGGCAAGAACACCAAAAGCCGGATCGTCTCCAAGGGCATCTCGGCGGGCAAGGCGCAGAACACCTATCGCGGCCTTGTCTCGATGCACCCCAAGGCCACGAACAGCCGCAACTACACCCAGTGCGACAGCCTTCTGATCGGCTCGGACTGCGGCGCGCATACGGTTCCCTACATCGAGGTCAAGAACAACTCGAGCCGGGTGGAGCACGAAGCCACCACCTCCAAGGTCGATGACGATCAGCTGTTCTACTGCCGCAGCCGCGGGATGGACGAGGAAGAGGCGGTGGCGCTGGTCGTCAACGGCTTCTGCCGCGAGGTGCTTCAGGCGCTGCCGATGGAATTTGCGATGGAAGCGCAGCAGCTTGTGGCAATCAGCCTTGAGGGGAGCGTCGGATAA
- a CDS encoding HD domain-containing protein, with protein MTGRLEAQFAFLHEADKLKSVVRSTLLTSGARYENSAEHSWHLALHAMVLADCAPDCDIDRVIAMLLVHDLVEIEVGDQPIDLAHDNAALALAEAAAAARLFGLLPGTQGTALAALWWEFEAAQSPEARFAKRLDHAQPLLLVLQAQTPEPDQYRVARDNLAGGRAARLASEWPELHGLATAWVEGLPAPEGTSADLLARLAFLAEADKLKHVLRATTLCDGSRRENSGEHSWHLALYAMVLADQAGPGVSIDRVVRMLVLHDLVEIDVGDVPIHSANGAAHGSAETQAAEAAAADRIFGLLPPDIGADLRALWEEFEAAETPDAVFAKALDRVQPVMHNIESGGGTWIEYSVTAEQLETRVGAKVARGAPMLWDWVRGRTRAFFDGRA; from the coding sequence GTGACCGGCCGGCTGGAGGCGCAGTTTGCGTTCCTGCACGAGGCCGACAAGCTGAAATCGGTCGTCCGCTCCACGCTGCTGACCTCTGGCGCAAGATACGAGAATTCCGCCGAACACAGCTGGCATCTGGCGCTTCATGCGATGGTGCTGGCCGATTGCGCCCCGGATTGCGATATCGACCGGGTGATCGCCATGCTGCTTGTGCATGATCTGGTCGAGATCGAGGTGGGCGACCAGCCCATCGACCTGGCCCATGACAACGCGGCGCTGGCGCTGGCCGAGGCGGCGGCGGCGGCGCGGCTGTTCGGGCTGCTGCCGGGAACGCAGGGGACGGCACTTGCGGCGCTTTGGTGGGAGTTCGAGGCGGCGCAGTCGCCCGAGGCCCGCTTTGCCAAACGGCTCGACCATGCGCAGCCCTTGCTGCTGGTGCTGCAGGCACAGACGCCGGAGCCCGATCAATACCGCGTGGCGCGCGACAATCTGGCGGGGGGCCGCGCCGCGCGCCTTGCTTCGGAATGGCCCGAGTTGCACGGGCTCGCAACAGCCTGGGTCGAGGGCCTGCCCGCGCCCGAGGGCACATCGGCGGACCTGCTGGCCCGGCTGGCCTTTCTGGCCGAGGCCGACAAGCTCAAGCACGTCCTGCGCGCCACCACGCTCTGCGATGGGTCGCGGCGCGAGAATTCGGGCGAGCATAGCTGGCATCTGGCGCTTTATGCGATGGTGCTGGCCGATCAGGCCGGGCCCGGCGTCAGCATCGACCGGGTGGTGCGGATGCTGGTCCTGCATGATCTGGTGGAAATCGACGTGGGTGATGTGCCGATCCATTCCGCGAACGGCGCCGCGCATGGCAGTGCCGAGACCCAGGCCGCCGAGGCGGCTGCGGCGGACCGGATCTTCGGGCTGCTGCCCCCCGACATCGGCGCCGACCTGCGGGCGCTGTGGGAAGAGTTCGAGGCGGCCGAGACCCCCGACGCGGTGTTCGCCAAGGCGCTCGACCGGGTGCAGCCGGTGATGCACAACATCGAAAGCGGCGGCGGGACCTGGATCGAATACAGCGTCACCGCCGAGCAGCTGGAGACCCGCGTCGGCGCCAAGGTCGCCCGCGGCGCGCCGATGCTGTGGGACTGGGTGCGGGGGCGGACACGGGCGTTCTTTGACGGCAGGGCGTAG
- a CDS encoding YIP1 family protein, with protein MQLDLKSLVTLARESVADPRGVARGLIAMNLPMEARWLGMAVTVALSVLLTQMALLVMQVPSGGQMGGMMGSPVSAAATQLGIMLALALGVGHVGRMLGGKGNFPDALLLVTWAEFVLVLLQVVQMVAALIFPFSSVLIGFAGVALFFWQLTQFTTELHGFANPVKVFFGLLAGFFAAAFALVVVLSMLGITPAELGA; from the coding sequence ATGCAGCTGGATCTGAAATCGCTGGTGACACTGGCGCGCGAGTCCGTCGCCGATCCGCGCGGTGTAGCGCGCGGCCTGATCGCCATGAACCTGCCGATGGAGGCGCGCTGGTTGGGCATGGCGGTGACGGTGGCGCTGTCGGTGCTGCTGACGCAGATGGCGCTGCTGGTGATGCAAGTGCCAAGCGGCGGCCAGATGGGCGGGATGATGGGATCGCCGGTCAGCGCCGCGGCGACGCAGCTGGGGATCATGCTGGCGCTGGCACTTGGCGTCGGCCATGTCGGGCGGATGCTGGGCGGCAAGGGCAATTTTCCCGACGCGCTGCTGCTGGTGACCTGGGCCGAGTTCGTGCTGGTGCTGCTGCAGGTGGTGCAGATGGTCGCGGCGCTGATCTTCCCGTTCTCCTCGGTGCTGATCGGCTTTGCCGGGGTGGCGCTGTTCTTCTGGCAGCTGACGCAATTCACGACCGAACTGCATGGCTTTGCCAATCCGGTGAAGGTGTTCTTCGGGCTGCTGGCGGGGTTCTTCGCCGCGGCCTTCGCGCTGGTGGTGGTGCTGTCGATGCTGGGGATCACCCCGGCCGAGCTGGGAGCCTGA
- the sufD gene encoding Fe-S cluster assembly protein SufD — translation MAAPKPRSDLRAETTAARLAALDLPQGGFTAPARADALDRLRAMGLPTRRDEYWKYTEPSTLTAAEAVPAAVLVDEEAPVFETIERLKIVFVDGVFDASASDDLSLEGLEISRLAEAGDIHWAKGLYGTLEAKGQQPVARPLAALNSAAATDGVLIRVTGRVSKPLELIYRHMSEASDAILHHFVKIDPQADVTILESGPGASRFNTVMEVDLGAKASFHHIRVQGRDHHRRAVTHVFARIASEATFKSFTLTMNGALTRNEAVLDIVGDHAIAHVAGASVGDAKTVPFHQDDTVFVTHAGTHCESRQVFKKVLKNGATGVFQGKILVKPGAQKTDGYQISQSLLLDGDSQFLAKPELEIYADDVKCSHGSTSGAIDDTALFYLRSRGVPLAEAQALLVLSFLGDAIAEIEDEGIAEAITARLEAWLGRRL, via the coding sequence ATGGCAGCGCCGAAGCCCCGCAGCGACCTGCGGGCAGAGACCACCGCGGCGCGGCTGGCTGCGCTCGACCTGCCGCAGGGCGGCTTCACCGCGCCCGCGCGCGCGGATGCGCTGGACCGGCTGCGGGCGATGGGCCTGCCGACGCGGCGTGACGAGTACTGGAAATACACCGAGCCCTCCACGCTGACCGCTGCCGAGGCCGTCCCCGCCGCGGTGCTGGTGGATGAGGAGGCCCCGGTCTTCGAGACCATCGAGCGGCTGAAGATCGTGTTCGTGGACGGGGTCTTCGACGCCTCCGCCTCGGATGACCTGTCGCTGGAAGGGCTGGAGATCTCGCGTCTTGCCGAGGCCGGCGACATCCACTGGGCCAAGGGCCTTTACGGCACACTTGAGGCGAAGGGGCAGCAGCCGGTCGCGCGGCCGCTGGCGGCGCTGAATTCGGCGGCGGCAACCGATGGCGTGCTGATCCGGGTGACGGGGCGGGTGAGCAAGCCGCTGGAGCTGATTTATCGCCATATGTCAGAGGCTTCCGACGCGATCTTGCACCACTTTGTGAAGATCGACCCGCAAGCCGATGTCACCATTCTGGAATCCGGCCCCGGCGCCTCGCGCTTCAACACGGTGATGGAAGTCGACCTTGGCGCCAAGGCCAGCTTCCACCACATCCGCGTTCAGGGCCGCGACCATCATCGCCGTGCCGTCACCCATGTGTTCGCGCGCATCGCCTCCGAGGCGACCTTCAAGTCGTTCACGCTGACGATGAACGGCGCGCTGACCCGGAACGAGGCGGTGCTGGACATCGTGGGCGACCATGCCATTGCCCATGTCGCGGGAGCCTCGGTTGGCGATGCGAAAACCGTGCCCTTCCATCAGGATGACACCGTGTTCGTGACCCATGCCGGCACCCATTGCGAAAGCCGGCAGGTGTTCAAGAAGGTGCTGAAGAACGGCGCCACGGGCGTGTTCCAGGGCAAGATCCTGGTGAAGCCCGGCGCGCAGAAGACCGATGGCTACCAGATCAGCCAGAGCCTGCTGCTGGACGGCGACAGCCAGTTTCTGGCCAAGCCGGAACTGGAAATCTATGCCGATGACGTGAAATGCTCGCATGGCTCCACCTCGGGCGCGATCGACGACACGGCGCTGTTCTACCTGCGCTCGCGCGGGGTGCCGCTGGCCGAGGCGCAGGCGCTCTTGGTGCTGTCCTTCCTGGGTGATGCGATCGCCGAGATCGAGGATGAGGGCATTGCCGAGGCGATCACCGCGCGGCTGGAGGCCTGGCTGGGGCGCCGGCTTTGA
- the sufC gene encoding Fe-S cluster assembly ATPase SufC: protein MLEIKNLHVKLEEEDKVILKGVDLTVEAGKVHAIMGPNGSGKSTLSYVLSGRGGYEVTEGSATLDGEELLDMEPEERAAAGLFLAFQYPVEIPGVGNMTFLRTAVNAQRKARGEEEVSAADFLKLVRAQAKMLNIDADMLKRPVNVGFSGGEKKRNEILQMAMLEPRMCILDETDSGLDVDAMRLVADGVNALRDGKRGFLVITHYQRLLDHIKPDVVHIMADGRIIKTGGPELALEVEENGYADILAEVQ, encoded by the coding sequence ATGCTGGAAATCAAGAACCTGCATGTGAAACTTGAAGAAGAGGACAAGGTGATCCTCAAGGGCGTCGACCTGACGGTCGAGGCGGGCAAGGTCCATGCGATCATGGGGCCGAACGGCTCTGGCAAGTCCACCCTGTCCTATGTGCTCTCGGGCCGCGGTGGCTATGAGGTGACCGAGGGGTCCGCGACGCTGGACGGCGAGGAACTGCTGGACATGGAGCCCGAAGAGCGCGCCGCGGCCGGCCTGTTCCTGGCCTTCCAGTATCCGGTGGAGATTCCGGGCGTCGGCAACATGACCTTCCTGCGCACCGCGGTGAACGCGCAGCGCAAGGCCCGCGGCGAAGAGGAAGTTTCGGCGGCCGACTTCCTGAAGCTGGTGCGCGCGCAGGCAAAGATGCTGAACATCGACGCTGACATGCTCAAACGCCCGGTGAACGTGGGCTTCTCGGGCGGCGAGAAGAAGCGGAACGAAATCCTGCAGATGGCGATGCTGGAGCCGCGGATGTGCATCCTCGACGAGACCGACAGCGGGCTTGATGTCGATGCGATGCGGCTGGTGGCGGACGGCGTGAACGCGCTGCGCGACGGCAAGCGCGGGTTCCTGGTCATCACCCACTACCAGCGGCTGCTGGACCACATCAAACCTGACGTGGTGCATATCATGGCAGATGGCCGCATCATCAAGACCGGCGGGCCCGAGCTGGCGCTGGAAGTCGAAGAGAACGGCTATGCCGACATTCTGGCGGAGGTGCAGTGA
- a CDS encoding Rrf2 family transcriptional regulator translates to MKLSTKGRYAMVALVDLATARPEQLTSLAEISKRQDISLPYLEQLFVKLRRAGLVDSVRGPGGGYRLAREPAEIRISEVLEAVDETVSAMHTGAGVTGGVSGSRAQSMTNRLWESLSAQVYVFLHQTTLGDVMKNALKPCPAVPSLFRVVDE, encoded by the coding sequence ATGAAACTCTCGACGAAAGGCCGCTATGCGATGGTGGCGCTGGTGGATCTGGCTACGGCCCGGCCCGAACAGCTGACCTCGCTGGCGGAAATCTCTAAGCGGCAGGATATTTCCCTGCCTTATCTGGAACAGCTCTTCGTCAAGCTGCGCCGCGCCGGCCTTGTGGACTCGGTCCGCGGCCCCGGTGGCGGCTACCGGCTGGCGCGCGAGCCGGCCGAGATCCGCATCTCGGAAGTGCTGGAGGCGGTGGATGAAACCGTCAGCGCCATGCACACCGGCGCCGGCGTCACCGGCGGCGTGTCGGGCAGCCGGGCGCAGTCGATGACCAACCGGCTGTGGGAAAGCCTCTCGGCGCAGGTCTACGTCTTCCTGCACCAGACCACGCTGGGGGATGTGATGAAGAACGCCCTCAAACCCTGTCCCGCGGTGCCCTCGCTGTTCCGCGTCGTCGACGAGTAA
- a CDS encoding NADP-dependent isocitrate dehydrogenase — protein MTKIKVENPVVELDGDEMTRIIWDFIKQKLILPYLDIDLKYYDLGIEERDRTNDQITIDSAMAIKEYGVGVKCATITPDEARVEEFGLKQMWKSPNGTIRNILGGVIFREPIICKNVPRLVPGWTQPIVVGRHAFGDQYRATDFRFPGKGKLTIKFVGEDGTVIERDVFDAPSAGVTMAMYNLDDSIIDFARASMNYGLVKGWPVYLSTKNTILKAYDGRFKDLFQKVFDEEFADKFKAAGITYEHRLIDDMVASAMKWSGGYVWACKNYDGDVQSDTVAQGFGSLGLMTSVLMTPDGKTVEAEAAHGTVTRHYRQHQAGKETSTNSIASIFAWTGGLKHRAKLDDNAQLLRFAQTLEKVTVDAVEDGWMTKDLALLVGPDQKWLTTIGYLEKVDEYLNKALVG, from the coding sequence ATGACCAAGATCAAGGTAGAAAACCCCGTCGTCGAGCTCGACGGCGACGAGATGACCCGGATCATCTGGGATTTCATCAAGCAAAAGCTGATCCTGCCCTATCTGGACATCGACCTGAAATACTACGACCTCGGGATCGAGGAGCGCGACCGCACCAATGACCAGATCACCATCGATTCCGCGATGGCGATCAAGGAATATGGCGTGGGCGTGAAATGCGCGACCATCACCCCCGACGAGGCCCGCGTCGAGGAGTTCGGCCTGAAGCAGATGTGGAAGTCGCCCAACGGCACCATCCGCAACATCCTGGGCGGCGTGATCTTCCGCGAGCCGATCATCTGCAAGAACGTGCCGCGGCTGGTGCCGGGCTGGACCCAGCCGATCGTGGTGGGCCGCCATGCCTTTGGCGACCAGTACCGCGCCACCGACTTCCGCTTCCCGGGCAAGGGCAAGCTGACGATCAAGTTCGTCGGCGAGGACGGCACCGTGATCGAGCGCGACGTGTTCGACGCGCCTTCGGCCGGCGTGACGATGGCGATGTACAACCTCGATGACAGCATCATCGACTTTGCCCGCGCCTCGATGAATTACGGGCTGGTCAAGGGCTGGCCGGTCTACCTCTCGACCAAGAACACCATCCTCAAGGCCTATGACGGGCGCTTCAAGGATCTGTTCCAGAAGGTGTTCGACGAAGAGTTCGCCGACAAGTTCAAGGCGGCGGGCATCACTTATGAACACCGGCTGATCGACGACATGGTCGCCTCGGCGATGAAATGGTCGGGCGGCTATGTCTGGGCCTGCAAGAACTACGATGGCGACGTACAGTCGGACACCGTTGCGCAGGGCTTCGGCTCGCTTGGCCTCATGACCTCGGTGCTGATGACGCCCGATGGCAAGACGGTGGAAGCAGAGGCGGCGCATGGCACCGTGACGCGCCACTACCGCCAGCATCAGGCCGGCAAAGAAACCTCGACCAACTCCATCGCGTCGATCTTCGCCTGGACCGGGGGCCTGAAGCACCGCGCCAAACTGGACGACAATGCGCAACTGCTGCGCTTTGCACAGACGCTGGAGAAGGTCACGGTGGATGCCGTCGAGGACGGCTGGATGACCAAGGACCTGGCGCTGCTGGTCGGACCCGACCAGAAGTGGCTGACCACGATCGGCTATCTGGAGAAGGTCGACGAATACCTGAACAAGGCGCTGGTGGGCTGA